One genomic segment of Pedosphaera parvula Ellin514 includes these proteins:
- a CDS encoding DUF2752 domain-containing protein yields MIAAWLGLLLAAVSPPHGSGVTLCWLKSVTGLPCPGCGMTRSLSCGIRGMFSESLHYHPMGLFILALFILIAAQSLCTRGFRERVARFMENQATFFNHLYFAFVLTFMGFGIVRALFSFGGALVASK; encoded by the coding sequence GTGATCGCCGCGTGGTTGGGCTTATTGCTCGCTGCGGTATCGCCGCCGCATGGCTCCGGAGTGACATTGTGTTGGCTCAAGTCTGTCACCGGATTGCCATGTCCAGGATGCGGGATGACGCGCAGCCTCAGCTGCGGGATCAGAGGTATGTTCAGTGAAAGTTTGCACTACCATCCGATGGGACTGTTTATTCTGGCATTATTTATTTTAATCGCGGCTCAGAGTCTGTGCACACGCGGGTTTCGCGAGCGGGTCGCACGGTTCATGGAAAACCAGGCGACTTTTTTCAACCACCTTTATTTCGCGTTCGTGCTCACCTTTATGGGCTTCGGAATTGTTCGCGCGTTGTTCAGTTTCGGCGGAGCTTTAGTTGCTTCCAAATGA
- a CDS encoding DUF2127 domain-containing protein, with product MRSTKGVRTVAIFEGAKGLLVVLVGFGLLGLVHRNVEIAAEHLVRRLHLNPARHLPHIFLEAAGQVHDSNLLLLAAGALAYSTGRFIEAYGLWRQRRWAEWVAVISGAVYLPVEFYELVRRVHWSKVVIVIVNLGIVFYMTRVLIQSRKRAASEIRAQ from the coding sequence ATGCGGTCAACCAAAGGCGTGCGAACAGTGGCAATATTTGAGGGTGCGAAAGGCCTGCTGGTAGTGTTGGTGGGATTTGGACTGCTCGGCTTGGTGCACCGAAATGTGGAAATAGCCGCGGAACATTTGGTGCGACGACTGCATTTAAATCCAGCCAGACACTTGCCGCACATTTTCCTCGAAGCTGCAGGCCAAGTCCACGATTCAAACCTGCTGCTTTTGGCTGCAGGAGCGCTGGCTTATTCCACCGGACGATTCATTGAAGCTTATGGGCTCTGGCGCCAACGACGCTGGGCTGAATGGGTCGCTGTGATCAGCGGCGCAGTTTATCTGCCTGTGGAATTTTACGAACTGGTCCGGCGTGTCCACTGGTCCAAAGTTGTCATTGTCATCGTCAATCTGGGAATTGTGTTTTATATGACACGTGTGCTGATCCAATCACGCAAGCGTGCTGCCTCTGAAATTCGGGCTCAATGA
- a CDS encoding slipin family protein encodes MMENIFWTIALAAAIVVPLIVASRWTVFTVSEGFYGLLYYNGKSWHRISPGKHRFWKSGYTVQLVDMRKTILTVAGQEVLSAENVGLKVSAVLTYQIIECETAMHTVQDYVASLYNATQLALRSVIAGQSIEALLDKRLDIGKELLALVKLEAEKLGIEVHAVEVKDVMFPSELKKAFSEVLRAQKEGQAALERARCETAALRNLANAARLMEGNPALMNLRLMQSIGAAGTTGNTLVMGMLGGFVPMKNGNGKAESDHKKSSEEN; translated from the coding sequence ATGATGGAGAACATTTTTTGGACTATTGCACTTGCAGCGGCAATCGTGGTGCCGTTGATAGTTGCGAGTCGATGGACTGTGTTTACGGTGTCGGAGGGCTTCTACGGGCTGTTGTATTACAACGGCAAGTCGTGGCATCGCATCAGTCCGGGCAAACACCGATTCTGGAAGAGTGGTTACACGGTGCAGCTCGTGGATATGCGCAAGACGATCCTGACCGTTGCCGGCCAGGAGGTGTTGAGTGCGGAGAACGTGGGCTTGAAGGTCAGCGCGGTGCTGACTTACCAGATCATTGAGTGCGAAACGGCGATGCATACCGTGCAAGATTATGTGGCGTCGCTGTATAACGCAACACAGTTGGCGTTGCGCTCGGTGATTGCGGGCCAGTCGATCGAGGCATTGCTGGACAAGCGCCTGGACATCGGCAAGGAATTGCTGGCGTTGGTTAAGCTGGAAGCGGAGAAGCTTGGCATCGAGGTGCATGCCGTAGAGGTCAAGGATGTGATGTTTCCGAGCGAGCTGAAGAAGGCGTTCTCGGAAGTATTGCGCGCGCAAAAGGAAGGTCAGGCGGCATTGGAGCGGGCACGTTGTGAAACTGCGGCTTTGCGCAACCTGGCGAATGCCGCGCGGTTGATGGAAGGCAATCCGGCATTGATGAACCTCCGCTTGATGCAGTCGATCGGGGCCGCGGGTACCACCGGCAATACGCTGGTGATGGGAATGCTGGGTGGGTTTGTGCCGATGAAGAATGGTAATGGCAAAGCTGAGTCTGATCACAAAAAGAGTTCGGAAGAAAACTAA
- a CDS encoding glycoside hydrolase family 44 protein, which yields MCFSIASADQTVYDDSRQNNWQDWSWSANNFQNTNPVHSGTYSISVVCDGWEALSFENPTFDVTAYTNITFWINGGPTGGQNLIVKAALGAAANSSSYTIPTLPANTWQRITVPLYALGVTNVGDMDRFWIANNTASTIPVFYVDDIVLISAPPPPPPSTNFITIDVAANRHAISPEIYGVAYGTTADLNDLNSPVNRLGGNNTSRYNWQVNGDNRGSDWFFESIGDTSSVAGERGDTFISNSKAAGAQPLITVPMLDWIAKLGPSRGKLASFSIAKYGLQTNHDVYMTDAGNGVKTNGQYVVGNDPNDANIPSTSSYQQNWVQHITNVWHTATNGGLRYYILDNEYSLWHETHRDVHPTGATMDEVRNKMMDYAAKIKAVDPNAIVVGPEEWGWLGYLNSGYDFQTGGSTDRANHGGKDYLPWLLDQFRQSNNVTGKRLLDVFSVHYYPQGSGEFGTNVSTATQLLRNKSTRSLWDTNYVDASWIAQKIYLIPRIKSWVATYYPGCRTAVTEYNWGAEDHMNGATVQADILGIFGREGLDLATRWTTPANTTPTYKAIKLYRNYDGNKSTFGDTSILAAATNIDNVAAFAAQRTNDGALTIMVINKYLANTVPVSLGISNFGNGGSAQVWQLNTNAISHLPNLTYTNAILNATLPAQSVTLFVLPVTATATLKASPGGSQVDVALNGQIGATYILQSSSNLTNWSNNSTGTLTSAQLHWMLPGTNSKTFYRAVKSP from the coding sequence ATGTGCTTCTCAATAGCCTCGGCAGACCAGACGGTCTACGACGATTCACGTCAAAATAACTGGCAGGACTGGAGTTGGTCGGCCAATAATTTCCAAAATACCAACCCGGTCCATTCCGGGACATACTCCATCAGCGTGGTCTGCGATGGCTGGGAGGCGCTCTCTTTCGAAAACCCAACTTTTGATGTCACTGCTTATACCAATATAACCTTCTGGATAAACGGTGGACCAACCGGGGGGCAGAATTTGATCGTCAAGGCAGCCTTGGGAGCCGCAGCAAATTCCTCCTCTTATACAATTCCCACTTTGCCGGCTAATACATGGCAACGGATCACCGTGCCGCTCTATGCACTGGGAGTCACCAATGTCGGCGACATGGATCGATTTTGGATCGCAAATAATACCGCCAGCACCATCCCGGTGTTTTATGTGGATGACATTGTTCTCATATCTGCTCCACCACCGCCGCCTCCATCGACCAATTTCATCACCATCGACGTTGCCGCGAATCGCCACGCCATCAGCCCCGAAATTTACGGCGTGGCTTACGGTACAACCGCCGACCTCAACGACCTCAATTCTCCTGTCAACCGTCTCGGTGGCAACAACACCAGCCGTTACAACTGGCAGGTGAATGGCGATAACCGCGGCTCGGATTGGTTTTTCGAAAGCATCGGTGATACCAGTTCTGTCGCGGGCGAGCGAGGCGATACCTTCATCTCCAATTCCAAAGCCGCCGGTGCCCAGCCTTTGATCACGGTTCCCATGCTCGACTGGATCGCCAAGCTCGGTCCCAGCCGCGGAAAGCTGGCAAGTTTTTCCATCGCCAAATACGGGCTCCAAACAAATCACGATGTTTATATGACCGATGCCGGCAACGGCGTGAAGACAAATGGCCAATACGTTGTTGGCAACGATCCCAACGATGCGAACATCCCTTCAACCTCCTCCTATCAACAAAATTGGGTGCAACACATTACCAACGTCTGGCACACCGCCACCAATGGCGGCTTGCGCTACTACATCCTCGATAACGAATACAGCCTTTGGCACGAAACCCATCGTGATGTCCATCCCACAGGCGCCACCATGGACGAAGTGCGGAATAAAATGATGGACTATGCCGCCAAGATCAAAGCTGTGGATCCCAATGCCATCGTTGTAGGGCCGGAAGAGTGGGGCTGGCTCGGATACCTCAACAGTGGTTATGATTTTCAGACGGGCGGTAGTACGGATCGGGCCAACCACGGAGGAAAGGATTATCTACCCTGGTTGCTGGACCAATTTCGCCAATCCAACAACGTCACTGGCAAACGCCTGCTCGACGTTTTTAGCGTTCATTATTATCCACAGGGAAGCGGTGAGTTTGGCACAAATGTTTCGACTGCCACCCAGTTGTTGCGCAATAAATCCACGCGCTCGCTCTGGGACACCAATTATGTCGATGCCTCCTGGATTGCCCAAAAAATCTATCTAATCCCAAGAATCAAAAGCTGGGTTGCAACTTACTATCCCGGCTGCCGCACCGCTGTTACAGAGTATAACTGGGGCGCTGAAGATCATATGAACGGGGCCACTGTCCAGGCTGACATCCTCGGGATCTTTGGCCGCGAAGGTCTTGACCTCGCCACTCGTTGGACCACTCCGGCGAATACCACACCCACTTACAAGGCCATCAAGTTGTATCGCAATTACGATGGCAACAAATCCACTTTCGGCGATACCAGCATTCTCGCAGCCGCCACTAATATCGATAATGTCGCTGCGTTCGCCGCGCAACGCACCAATGACGGCGCACTCACCATCATGGTCATTAATAAATATCTTGCGAATACCGTTCCCGTTTCACTCGGCATTTCCAATTTCGGAAACGGCGGCAGCGCGCAGGTGTGGCAACTCAATACCAATGCCATCTCGCATCTTCCCAATCTCACCTATACCAATGCCATCTTGAATGCCACGTTGCCCGCCCAAAGCGTCACCTTGTTCGTGCTGCCTGTGACGGCAACCGCCACCCTGAAGGCAAGCCCCGGCGGCAGCCAGGTGGATGTGGCGCTCAATGGCCAGATTGGTGCGACCTATATCTTGCAATCCTCATCCAATCTCACGAACTGGTCCAACAATAGCACAGGCACTCTGACCAGCGCCCAGTTGCACTGGATGCTTCCGGGAACCAATTCCAAGACGTTCTATCGTGCGGTGAAGTCTCCCTGA
- a CDS encoding RNA ligase RtcB family protein, with translation MNSEKPNIRLIASGKDWIEGAAVDQLKRTAELPGMRLAVGFPDLHPGKGHPVGAAFVSSGTIYPYLIGNDIGCGMGFWQTDLLRRKAKLDRWAGRLSDLENPWEGDVGEWLQRAELPTTHSDHSLGTIGGGNHFAELQAVEKVEDETEFAKLNLSKEKLMLLVHSGSRGLGESILRAYVDQHRDAGVAVESTDAKDYLQKHDEAVRWAKANRSLIAHRFASVLNAACENVVDGSHNSITRHELAGETVWLHRKGAAPAETGPMIIPGSRGTVSYLVLPTGDLPAAAWSLAHGAGRKWTRSESKSRIRDRYRPDELSQTELGSRVICENRDLLYEEAPDAYKKIEVVIKTLVDEGLIRVIASLRPLITYKTRSSR, from the coding sequence ATGAATAGCGAGAAACCAAATATACGCCTCATTGCCTCCGGGAAGGATTGGATTGAGGGCGCGGCAGTTGATCAGTTGAAACGAACTGCAGAATTGCCCGGCATGCGGTTGGCAGTGGGGTTTCCCGACCTGCACCCTGGCAAAGGTCATCCAGTCGGGGCCGCCTTCGTCAGCAGCGGAACGATTTATCCTTATCTGATTGGCAATGATATCGGCTGCGGCATGGGTTTCTGGCAAACCGACCTGTTGCGAAGAAAGGCGAAGCTGGATCGCTGGGCAGGAAGACTGTCAGATTTGGAGAATCCGTGGGAGGGAGATGTAGGTGAATGGTTGCAACGGGCGGAATTGCCCACCACCCATTCGGATCATTCTCTGGGCACCATCGGCGGAGGCAATCACTTTGCTGAATTGCAAGCGGTCGAGAAGGTGGAGGATGAAACTGAATTTGCGAAACTCAACCTCTCGAAGGAGAAACTGATGTTGCTCGTTCATAGCGGCTCGCGCGGTTTGGGCGAATCGATACTGCGCGCTTATGTCGATCAGCATCGCGACGCGGGAGTCGCCGTGGAATCAACGGATGCGAAGGATTATTTACAAAAGCATGATGAAGCCGTGCGTTGGGCCAAGGCGAATCGCAGCCTGATTGCACATCGATTTGCATCGGTACTGAACGCAGCGTGCGAGAATGTAGTGGATGGTTCGCATAATAGTATCACGCGTCACGAACTCGCGGGAGAAACCGTGTGGCTGCATCGCAAAGGTGCTGCGCCAGCGGAAACCGGCCCGATGATCATACCCGGTTCGCGCGGAACTGTCAGCTATTTGGTGTTGCCGACTGGAGACCTGCCTGCTGCAGCCTGGTCGCTGGCTCACGGAGCGGGACGAAAGTGGACTCGTAGTGAAAGCAAATCACGCATTCGTGATCGGTATCGGCCCGATGAACTTTCACAAACAGAGTTGGGCAGTCGCGTCATCTGTGAGAATCGCGATTTGCTCTACGAGGAAGCGCCGGACGCTTACAAGAAAATTGAAGTGGTGATTAAGACATTGGTCGATGAGGGTTTAATCCGCGTCATTGCCAGTCTGCGCCCACTGATCACCTATAAAACGCGGTCCTCCAGATGA
- a CDS encoding HNH endonuclease, producing the protein MSNKLNKASVLVLNRNWQAINIRTPEDAICQMATGVATGLEIEAEDQIRPVSWAEWLTLPIREQDEAVRTVRGAIRMPTVIVLANFAKVPKKRPKFGAKAIRERDGNRCQYTGRVLKPEEGSIDHILPVSRGGKDAWDNCVWACKAINSRKGNRLPDEAGLKLLTMPKAPKELPMTALIRNHQGIADWRLFLSE; encoded by the coding sequence ATGAGCAACAAACTGAATAAGGCGAGTGTTCTGGTGCTGAACCGGAATTGGCAGGCGATCAACATCCGTACACCGGAGGATGCCATTTGTCAGATGGCGACCGGGGTAGCGACAGGTTTGGAAATCGAAGCCGAAGACCAGATTCGCCCAGTGAGTTGGGCCGAGTGGTTGACATTGCCGATTCGTGAGCAGGATGAAGCGGTCCGGACGGTGCGCGGCGCGATCCGTATGCCGACGGTGATTGTGCTGGCGAATTTCGCGAAGGTGCCAAAGAAGCGCCCGAAGTTTGGAGCGAAGGCGATTCGCGAGCGCGATGGGAATCGCTGCCAGTACACCGGTCGCGTGCTGAAGCCGGAGGAAGGGAGCATTGATCACATCCTGCCGGTATCGCGCGGCGGCAAGGACGCGTGGGACAATTGCGTCTGGGCTTGCAAGGCGATCAATTCGCGCAAGGGCAATCGTTTGCCGGATGAGGCGGGACTGAAATTGCTCACGATGCCGAAGGCTCCGAAGGAATTGCCGATGACGGCGTTGATTCGGAATCACCAGGGCATTGCGGACTGGAGGTTGTTCTTAAGTGAGTAG
- a CDS encoding TROVE domain-containing protein, with product MAINYSKLFNRRATPQSQAIPGSGQVRNSAGGYSWEVTDWQRLDRFLILGAEGGTYYIGERDLVKQNHDAIIRCIKENGARVVDRIVEISDSGRAPKNDPAIFALALVTTHGDVAAKTKAFANLSKVCRIGTHLFHFAGYVNAMRGWGRGLRNAVGNWYNAQEPRELALQAIKYQQRDGWSHGDLLRLAHPKEVSREHAAIFRWMLSGQDELGERTVKRKVNCAERTATYAAVGELPALIQAFEQAKAAKGKGEILKLITESNLPREAVPTEWLNDAEVWDALLQKMPMTAMIRNLGKMTSVGLLKPMSAAAKLVVAKLSDQTALKRARVHPMAVLIAEKIYAQGRGDKGSLSWSPVQPIIDALDEAFYATFSNVEPCGKPVLLALDVSGSMGMAKIAGSCLSAREASAAMSLITAATEPDYVIVGFSAAANGHGGQWGGGEPGITPVNISPKMRLAEVVKEIEKIPMGGTDCALPMVWARRQKVNVSGFVTYTDSETWAGNIHPSQALRNYRDQFAADAKAVVVGMTSNDFTIADPKDRGMLDVVGFDTTAPAVIADFIRSD from the coding sequence ATGGCAATCAACTACTCAAAACTTTTTAATCGCCGCGCGACACCGCAGTCGCAGGCCATCCCGGGTTCGGGACAGGTTCGCAACTCGGCGGGTGGTTACTCGTGGGAAGTGACCGACTGGCAGCGTTTGGATCGCTTTTTGATCCTCGGCGCTGAAGGTGGCACCTACTACATCGGCGAACGCGATCTCGTGAAGCAGAATCACGATGCCATCATCCGTTGCATCAAGGAAAATGGTGCGCGTGTCGTTGATCGCATCGTCGAGATTTCCGACTCTGGTCGTGCGCCGAAGAATGATCCGGCCATCTTTGCCCTCGCGCTTGTGACAACTCACGGTGACGTTGCGGCCAAGACCAAGGCCTTCGCGAACCTGTCAAAAGTCTGCCGCATCGGCACGCACCTCTTCCACTTCGCTGGGTATGTAAATGCGATGCGCGGTTGGGGACGCGGTCTCCGCAATGCGGTTGGCAACTGGTATAATGCCCAGGAACCACGCGAATTGGCCTTGCAGGCAATCAAGTATCAGCAGCGCGACGGCTGGTCACACGGTGACTTGCTGCGCCTGGCACATCCAAAAGAAGTTTCACGCGAACACGCGGCAATCTTCCGCTGGATGTTGTCCGGCCAGGATGAACTGGGTGAACGCACGGTCAAGCGCAAGGTCAACTGTGCGGAACGCACAGCGACCTATGCGGCCGTGGGCGAATTGCCAGCCTTAATCCAGGCGTTTGAGCAGGCCAAAGCCGCGAAGGGCAAGGGAGAAATCCTGAAGCTCATCACGGAAAGCAACCTGCCACGCGAAGCCGTCCCAACCGAATGGTTGAACGATGCTGAAGTGTGGGATGCCTTGCTGCAGAAAATGCCGATGACCGCAATGATCCGCAACCTTGGCAAGATGACGAGCGTTGGCTTGCTCAAACCAATGAGCGCAGCTGCCAAGCTGGTGGTTGCAAAGCTGTCTGACCAGACTGCGTTGAAGCGCGCCCGTGTGCACCCTATGGCCGTCCTGATCGCGGAGAAAATCTACGCTCAGGGTCGCGGCGACAAGGGCAGCTTGAGTTGGTCGCCAGTGCAGCCAATCATCGATGCGTTGGACGAAGCGTTTTACGCGACGTTCAGCAACGTCGAACCGTGCGGCAAGCCAGTCTTGCTCGCGCTTGACGTCAGCGGTTCCATGGGGATGGCGAAGATTGCGGGCTCCTGCCTGTCAGCACGTGAAGCGAGCGCAGCGATGTCCTTGATTACAGCGGCTACGGAGCCTGATTACGTTATCGTTGGGTTCTCGGCGGCAGCGAACGGGCATGGCGGTCAGTGGGGTGGTGGTGAACCGGGCATTACGCCGGTCAACATCTCTCCGAAGATGCGCCTTGCGGAGGTCGTGAAGGAAATCGAGAAGATTCCAATGGGCGGCACAGATTGCGCCCTGCCAATGGTATGGGCACGTCGGCAGAAGGTGAATGTGTCAGGCTTCGTGACCTACACCGACAGTGAAACCTGGGCGGGCAATATTCATCCTTCACAGGCTTTGCGTAATTACCGCGACCAGTTCGCGGCAGATGCCAAGGCAGTGGTGGTGGGTATGACCTCGAACGACTTCACGATCGCGGACCCGAAGGACCGCGGCATGTTGGACGTCGTCGGTTTCGATACAACCGCTCCGGCGGTAATCGCGGATTTTATCCGCAGTGATTAA
- a CDS encoding SIR2 family NAD-dependent protein deacylase — translation MTSPIPSELVDTLRSANRVVVLTGAGVSAESGVPTFRDAQTGLWSQYSPEELATPRAFRQNPKLVWEWYQWRRELVSKAKPNPAHYALVEMQELFPEFTLITQNVDGLHRLPGSNIIIELHGNIHRTKCFQEGTIVESWKDTGDVPPKCPDCGGWLRPDVVWFEEPLPEAELESAMKASRKADVFFSIGTSGLVYPAASLPHEALNHNATLVEINPAPTPLTPKADFMLKGPAGVILPELVKALRK, via the coding sequence ATGACTTCTCCCATTCCTTCCGAGCTTGTCGACACCCTGCGTTCCGCCAACCGTGTCGTGGTGCTGACCGGTGCGGGCGTTTCTGCTGAGAGCGGTGTGCCCACTTTCCGCGATGCACAGACCGGCCTCTGGTCGCAATACTCACCAGAGGAACTCGCCACTCCGCGCGCGTTCCGCCAGAATCCGAAGCTGGTCTGGGAATGGTATCAATGGCGTCGCGAACTGGTTTCCAAGGCCAAACCAAATCCCGCACACTACGCCCTGGTGGAAATGCAGGAACTTTTTCCGGAGTTTACGCTGATCACCCAAAACGTTGATGGTCTGCACCGGCTTCCCGGCAGCAACATCATCATTGAACTTCATGGAAACATCCATCGAACCAAATGCTTTCAGGAAGGAACCATCGTTGAATCCTGGAAAGATACTGGGGATGTCCCTCCCAAATGCCCGGATTGCGGCGGATGGCTCCGTCCCGACGTGGTCTGGTTCGAGGAGCCTCTCCCGGAAGCTGAACTTGAATCTGCCATGAAGGCCAGTCGTAAGGCGGATGTATTCTTTTCCATCGGGACGTCGGGCCTGGTCTATCCTGCCGCTTCATTGCCGCACGAAGCTCTGAACCACAACGCAACCTTGGTGGAAATCAATCCTGCACCAACACCGCTGACTCCGAAGGCGGATTTCATGCTTAAAGGCCCGGCAGGCGTGATCCTGCCCGAACTCGTCAAGGCACTGCGAAAATAG
- a CDS encoding M23 family metallopeptidase, with protein MKLSRTASAVGVLILAFILNLPLNAQNFGGGPPQPFTDNCIPAHERQQIELNISRSMARLGLAESILSNPPALYPFVPIAGTVWDDRFINNFVDLNTSSGIQDWDCTDFTYDGHQGHDIDLRSFGEQDVGVPVFAALDGTVVDWHDGEFDKNTSMGGQPANYVVIFHGGTHYTWYYHLRNGSIAVTNGQVLKAGTQVGLAASSGNSTGPHLHFESRFNNTFYEPSAGTCRPGTTGWVHQIPIRRDMWIEDFAMHNTNNFPDTAFFPYNPVRTGTFVRTGSFQPIGAWYIIHNQPANSTWRLRYLRPNGTLFFDSGTNPHNNATAYRYASWWVYYNLTPDIAGTWTFELSINGQVMVQAPFFVLNAGGVPVNHVPNPIGAAFDPVAPTTNDVVFCRLTIPLIADPDFDLMRNRFQWSINGAPFRDVTNAAHADAIPRGAAKPGDLLRCTVTPYDGLAFGTPVTVQALVPGGTPMRLGIQRLPANPNLQISWPTSALHYALQANSNLSTSNWSIVTNAPVVSGTNNVVTNSVQGSRFYRLIAP; from the coding sequence GTGAAACTTTCCAGAACTGCTTCTGCGGTTGGAGTTCTTATCCTGGCTTTTATTTTGAATTTGCCTTTGAACGCGCAGAATTTCGGTGGCGGCCCCCCGCAACCATTTACGGATAACTGCATTCCCGCTCATGAACGCCAGCAGATCGAGCTGAACATCTCAAGGAGCATGGCACGCCTGGGTCTTGCTGAATCGATTCTTTCCAATCCTCCTGCGTTGTATCCCTTCGTCCCGATTGCCGGTACCGTTTGGGATGATCGGTTCATCAACAATTTCGTCGATCTGAATACAAGCTCCGGCATCCAGGATTGGGATTGCACCGACTTCACCTACGACGGTCACCAAGGACATGACATTGACCTCCGCTCATTCGGCGAGCAGGACGTTGGCGTTCCCGTGTTCGCCGCTCTCGATGGCACGGTTGTAGACTGGCATGATGGCGAGTTTGATAAGAACACATCAATGGGTGGCCAGCCTGCCAATTATGTCGTGATCTTCCATGGGGGCACGCATTACACCTGGTACTACCACCTGCGCAACGGCAGCATTGCCGTTACCAATGGACAGGTTCTCAAGGCCGGAACTCAAGTCGGACTCGCCGCCAGCAGCGGCAATAGCACGGGACCGCACCTGCATTTTGAATCCCGCTTTAACAACACTTTCTACGAACCCTCAGCAGGCACTTGTCGACCGGGCACGACCGGTTGGGTGCATCAAATTCCGATTCGTCGCGACATGTGGATCGAGGACTTTGCGATGCACAACACGAACAATTTTCCCGATACCGCCTTCTTTCCCTACAATCCTGTCCGCACCGGCACCTTCGTCAGAACGGGCAGTTTCCAACCAATCGGTGCCTGGTATATCATCCATAACCAGCCGGCAAACAGCACTTGGAGGCTGCGTTATCTACGACCCAATGGAACCCTGTTTTTTGATTCCGGAACCAATCCTCACAACAACGCGACCGCTTACCGCTATGCAAGTTGGTGGGTGTATTATAACTTAACTCCGGACATCGCCGGTACCTGGACTTTTGAACTCTCGATTAACGGACAGGTCATGGTGCAAGCACCGTTCTTTGTATTAAATGCGGGTGGGGTGCCTGTGAATCATGTTCCCAATCCCATCGGTGCCGCCTTTGATCCGGTTGCTCCCACCACCAATGATGTGGTTTTCTGTCGCCTCACCATTCCCTTGATCGCGGATCCTGATTTTGATCTGATGCGCAATCGGTTTCAGTGGAGTATTAATGGTGCCCCATTCCGCGATGTCACCAATGCTGCACATGCCGATGCCATACCTCGCGGCGCCGCCAAACCCGGCGACCTGCTGCGCTGTACTGTTACCCCGTACGATGGCCTGGCATTTGGCACTCCGGTTACAGTCCAAGCACTTGTCCCGGGCGGAACGCCCATGCGACTTGGTATTCAGCGCCTCCCCGCCAATCCTAATCTCCAGATTTCCTGGCCAACCTCGGCCCTGCACTATGCTCTTCAGGCAAACAGCAACCTTTCCACGAGTAATTGGTCCATCGTTACGAACGCGCCGGTCGTGAGCGGCACGAATAACGTGGTTACCAACAGCGTGCAAGGAAGCCGATTTTACCGATTGATTGCGCCGTAA
- a CDS encoding exodeoxyribonuclease III, with amino-acid sequence MKLISWNVNGLRAVLKKNFLDFLAKEDPDILCLQETKCTPDDVEQLWPATFTTYWNTAQKKGYSGTAIFTKAKPISVSLGINCPEHDMEGRVLTSEYPEFFLVNVYVPNSKRELTRLAYRQQWDCDFLSYLKKLEKKKPVIFCGDLNVAHTEIDLANPKANVKNHGFTPEERAGFSTVIKAGFIDTFREFEKGGGHYSWWSPMGGARSRNVGWRIDYFLISSALRPRLKRAFIQPNIPGSDHCPVGIELS; translated from the coding sequence GTGAAACTGATTTCATGGAATGTGAATGGCCTGCGGGCGGTATTGAAGAAAAACTTTCTCGATTTTCTCGCGAAGGAAGATCCGGATATTCTTTGCCTGCAAGAAACCAAGTGCACACCAGATGATGTAGAGCAGCTCTGGCCTGCGACTTTCACCACATACTGGAACACAGCGCAGAAGAAGGGCTATTCGGGAACGGCCATTTTTACGAAGGCCAAACCGATCTCGGTTTCCCTGGGAATCAATTGTCCGGAACACGATATGGAAGGGCGGGTTTTGACCTCCGAATATCCCGAGTTCTTCCTGGTGAACGTTTACGTGCCAAATTCCAAGCGTGAACTTACCCGCCTGGCTTATCGGCAGCAATGGGACTGTGATTTTCTCAGCTATTTAAAAAAACTGGAAAAGAAGAAGCCGGTCATCTTCTGCGGTGATCTCAACGTCGCGCACACTGAAATCGACCTGGCCAATCCGAAGGCGAACGTGAAAAACCATGGATTCACTCCCGAGGAGCGGGCGGGATTCAGCACGGTCATCAAGGCCGGGTTCATTGACACCTTCCGCGAATTCGAGAAAGGTGGCGGTCATTATAGTTGGTGGAGCCCGATGGGTGGTGCACGGTCGCGGAACGTTGGCTGGCGCATTGATTATTTTCTCATCTCGTCGGCATTGCGACCACGGTTAAAGAGGGCATTCATCCAACCTAACATTCCGGGGTCGGATCATTGTCCGGTTGGTATTGAGTTATCTTGA